A stretch of the uncultured Trichococcus sp. genome encodes the following:
- a CDS encoding manganese-dependent inorganic pyrophosphatase, translating to MNKLLVFGHQNPDTDAITSAIAYAYYLNQNGIEAEAVALGLPSEETVYALNQFKTDTPRVIETAANETDTVALVDHNEAQQSVSDIKDVEVYAVVDHHRIANFETANPLYYRAEPVGCTNTILYKMFKEKNIAIPADIAGLMLSAIISDTLLFKSPTCTPEDEEAAAALTEIAGVSLNEYGLAMLKAGTNLDDKSIAELLNLDAKSFPMGDTNVRISQVNTVDVQDVLKRQAELVSAMEAENAAQGYDVFLLVITNIIDSDSALLAVGSHLDTVASAFGVSLNENVALLPGVVSRKKQVVPPLTEAFSK from the coding sequence ATGAACAAACTGTTAGTTTTTGGGCACCAAAATCCGGATACGGATGCGATCACATCAGCAATCGCCTACGCCTACTATCTGAATCAAAACGGAATCGAAGCCGAAGCTGTGGCGCTTGGCTTGCCGAGTGAAGAAACAGTCTATGCACTGAATCAATTCAAGACAGACACCCCACGCGTCATCGAGACGGCAGCTAACGAAACGGATACCGTCGCTTTGGTCGACCACAACGAAGCGCAACAGAGCGTCAGCGATATCAAGGATGTTGAAGTGTACGCTGTCGTGGATCACCACCGCATCGCCAACTTCGAAACGGCCAACCCGTTGTATTACCGTGCAGAGCCTGTCGGGTGCACAAATACGATTCTTTATAAAATGTTCAAGGAAAAGAATATCGCGATTCCTGCCGACATCGCCGGATTGATGCTGTCTGCCATCATTTCCGATACGTTACTGTTCAAATCTCCGACTTGCACGCCGGAAGATGAAGAAGCGGCAGCGGCCTTGACGGAAATCGCCGGTGTTTCCTTGAACGAATACGGTCTGGCAATGCTGAAGGCGGGAACGAATTTGGACGACAAGTCGATTGCGGAACTGTTGAATTTGGACGCGAAATCATTTCCGATGGGCGATACAAACGTCCGTATTTCTCAGGTGAATACCGTCGATGTACAAGATGTACTGAAAAGACAAGCTGAACTGGTTTCCGCTATGGAAGCGGAAAATGCCGCTCAAGGTTACGATGTATTCTTGTTGGTGATCACAAACATCATCGACAGCGATTCTGCTTTATTAGCTGTAGGGTCACATTTGGACACAGTCGCGTCCGCGTTCGGTGTCTCATTGAATGAAAATGTTGCCTTGCTGCCGGGCGTTGTTTCACGCAAAAAACAAGTAGTG
- the pflA gene encoding pyruvate formate-lyase-activating protein yields MTEPLKGFVHSTESFGSVDGPGIRFIIFMQGCRMRCQFCHNPDTWNIGGGTEMTTDELLDLALQYKPFWGQKGGITVSGGEPLLQIDFLIELFTKAKAQGVHTTLDTCGLPFTYDEPFFSQFNKLLAVTDLILLDIKHIDSQKHKELTMWPNESIIELAKYLSEINKPVWIRHVLIPERTDYDDFLIRLDAFLKTLKNIVKVEILPYHKMGVYKWETLGIPYQLEGIDPPTAERVENARKLLHTEDYKGYLDL; encoded by the coding sequence ATGACTGAACCTTTAAAAGGATTTGTGCATTCAACAGAGAGTTTCGGTTCCGTTGATGGACCCGGAATCCGTTTTATTATATTTATGCAAGGCTGCCGCATGCGGTGCCAATTCTGCCATAACCCGGACACATGGAATATTGGCGGCGGCACCGAGATGACAACGGATGAATTGTTGGATCTAGCCCTGCAATATAAGCCGTTCTGGGGACAAAAAGGCGGCATCACCGTCAGCGGCGGCGAACCGTTGCTGCAAATCGACTTTTTGATCGAATTGTTCACGAAAGCCAAAGCCCAAGGCGTGCATACAACGTTGGATACCTGCGGCTTGCCGTTCACTTATGATGAACCTTTCTTCAGTCAGTTCAACAAATTGTTGGCAGTGACTGATCTGATCCTGCTGGACATCAAACACATCGACAGCCAGAAGCATAAAGAATTGACAATGTGGCCGAACGAAAGCATCATCGAATTGGCAAAATATTTGTCGGAAATCAATAAGCCGGTTTGGATTCGCCACGTGCTGATCCCAGAGCGGACAGACTATGATGATTTCTTGATTCGTCTCGATGCTTTCCTGAAAACGCTGAAAAACATCGTCAAAGTAGAGATTCTGCCGTACCATAAAATGGGCGTCTACAAGTGGGAGACGCTGGGCATCCCTTATCAGTTGGAAGGAATCGATCCACCTACCGCCGAGCGCGTCGAAAATGCCAGAAAACTGCTGCATACAGAAGACTATAAAGGCTACTTGGATCTGTAA
- the pflB gene encoding formate C-acetyltransferase gives MEQWQGFNGKTWKEEVDVRDFIINNFSEYTGDESFLAGPTETTTQLWDQVMDLTKQEREAGGVLDMDTKVVSSITSHAAGYLNKEKEQIVGFQTEKPLKRSLMPFGGIRMSEQACEEAGYKVDPEVSMIFRDYRKTHNQGVFDAYTPEMRAARTTGVITGLPDAYGRGRIIGDYRRVALYGVDYLMQDKLNEFAKIGDGTMTEEIIRLREEFSEQYRALKELKELGNIYGFDISKPAANAKEAFQWLYFGYLAAVKQQNGAAMSLGRTSTFLDIYIQRDLENGTLTEEEAQEIVDHFVMKLRMIKFARTPEYQELYSGDPQWVTEAIAGMAHDGRSMVTKSSFRFLNTLTNLGAAPEPNLTVLWSTKLPEGFKKYCAKMSIETSAIQYENDDMMSLEWGDDYGIACCVSAMRIGKQMQFFGARANLAKTLLYAINGGVDETKKKQVGPKLQPITSEYLDYDEVAEKFDVMMDWIVALYVNTLNVIHYMHDKYSYESLEMALHDTNVVRTLATGVAGFSVTIDSLSAIKYAKVKPIRDENGIAVDFEIEGDFPKYGNNDDRADQIGIDLLKQYMGKVKKHQTYRNSIPTTSILTITSNVVYGKKTGSTPDGRKAGEPFAPGANPMHGRDTHGALASLSSVAKIPYKYSLDGISNTFSIIPKALGREEEVQKDNLATMLDGYIAKGGHHLNVNVFNRETLLDAMDHPENYPQLTIRVSGYAVNFIKLTREQQMDVINRTMHEMM, from the coding sequence ATGGAACAATGGCAAGGTTTTAATGGTAAAACTTGGAAAGAAGAAGTCGACGTAAGAGACTTCATCATCAACAACTTCTCTGAATACACAGGCGACGAAAGTTTCTTGGCTGGTCCTACTGAAACCACTACTCAATTATGGGATCAAGTAATGGATCTTACAAAGCAAGAAAGAGAAGCTGGCGGCGTATTGGATATGGATACAAAAGTTGTCTCTTCCATCACATCACATGCAGCAGGTTACTTGAATAAAGAAAAAGAGCAAATCGTTGGTTTCCAAACTGAAAAACCACTTAAACGCAGCTTGATGCCTTTCGGCGGTATCCGTATGAGCGAACAGGCTTGTGAAGAAGCTGGCTACAAAGTTGATCCAGAAGTTTCAATGATCTTCCGCGATTACAGAAAAACACATAACCAAGGCGTATTTGACGCGTACACTCCAGAAATGCGCGCAGCAAGAACAACCGGCGTCATCACTGGCTTGCCGGATGCTTATGGCCGCGGACGCATCATCGGCGATTACCGTCGTGTAGCTTTATACGGTGTCGACTACCTGATGCAAGACAAATTGAATGAATTCGCTAAAATCGGCGATGGCACGATGACTGAAGAAATCATCCGCTTGAGAGAAGAATTCAGCGAACAATACAGAGCTTTGAAAGAATTGAAAGAATTAGGAAATATCTATGGTTTCGATATTTCAAAACCAGCCGCAAACGCTAAAGAAGCTTTCCAATGGTTATACTTCGGTTATTTGGCTGCAGTTAAACAACAAAATGGTGCTGCGATGTCATTAGGCCGTACTTCAACTTTCTTGGATATCTACATCCAACGTGATCTGGAAAACGGAACATTGACTGAAGAAGAAGCACAAGAAATCGTTGACCACTTCGTAATGAAGTTACGTATGATCAAATTTGCGCGTACGCCAGAATATCAAGAATTGTACTCAGGGGATCCTCAATGGGTTACTGAAGCAATCGCAGGTATGGCACATGACGGACGCTCAATGGTTACAAAATCAAGCTTCCGTTTCTTGAACACACTGACTAACTTGGGAGCTGCTCCAGAACCTAACTTGACAGTCCTTTGGTCAACTAAATTGCCTGAAGGATTCAAGAAATACTGTGCTAAAATGTCAATTGAAACAAGCGCAATCCAATACGAAAATGATGACATGATGAGCCTTGAATGGGGCGACGACTACGGCATCGCTTGCTGTGTTTCCGCGATGAGAATCGGGAAACAAATGCAATTCTTTGGAGCGCGTGCCAACTTGGCCAAAACATTGCTTTACGCTATCAACGGTGGGGTTGACGAAACGAAGAAAAAACAAGTCGGACCTAAATTGCAACCAATCACTTCAGAGTACCTTGATTACGATGAAGTTGCCGAAAAATTCGATGTTATGATGGACTGGATTGTAGCTTTGTATGTGAATACATTGAACGTTATCCACTACATGCACGACAAATATTCATACGAATCATTGGAAATGGCTTTGCATGATACAAACGTTGTCCGCACATTGGCAACTGGTGTCGCTGGTTTCTCCGTTACAATCGATTCACTTTCCGCTATCAAATATGCGAAAGTTAAGCCGATCCGTGACGAAAACGGCATTGCTGTCGACTTCGAAATCGAAGGCGATTTCCCTAAATATGGTAACAACGATGATCGCGCTGATCAAATCGGTATCGACTTGTTGAAACAATACATGGGTAAAGTTAAGAAACACCAAACATACCGCAACTCTATCCCGACAACTTCTATCCTTACAATCACTTCAAACGTGGTTTACGGTAAGAAAACTGGTAGCACGCCAGACGGACGTAAAGCCGGCGAGCCATTCGCACCTGGTGCTAACCCAATGCACGGAAGAGATACGCACGGCGCTTTGGCAAGCTTGTCTTCAGTTGCTAAGATTCCTTACAAATATTCATTGGACGGCATCTCCAATACATTCTCGATCATCCCTAAAGCATTGGGACGTGAAGAGGAAGTACAAAAAGATAACCTTGCAACAATGTTGGATGGATACATCGCTAAAGGCGGCCACCACTTGAACGTCAACGTATTCAACCGTGAAACATTGCTTGACGCTATGGATCACCCGGAAAACTACCCACAATTGACGATCCGTGTTTCCGGATACGCTGTTAACTTCATCAAGTTGACTCGCGAACAACAAATGGACGTAATCAATCGTACAATGCACGAAATGATGTAA
- the parC gene encoding DNA topoisomerase IV subunit A, with translation MLENVMGDRFGRYSKYIIQDRALPDIRDGLKPVQRRILYAMDVAGNTSDKGFRKSAKTVGNVIGNYHPHGDSSVYEAMVRLSQDWKMREVLVEMHGNNGSMDGDSAAAMRYTEARLSKISAELLRDIDKETVDFVLNFDDTDQEPTVLPARYPNLLVNGATGISAGYATDIPPHNLGEVIDATLHLIDHPDADLKALMKYVKGPDFPTGAIIQGLDGLKDAYRTGKGKVVVRSRTSIESIRGGKQQIVISEIPYDVNKATLVKRMDEIRINRKIEGIAEVRDESDRSGLQIVVELKKEANAEGILNYLLKNTDLQVNYNFNMVAIDERRPMQVGLHQILKAYIRHQKVVITRRTNYSLKKAETRLHIVDALIRVISILDEVIQLIRDSKDKKDSKQNLMKQYAFSEAQAEAIVSLQLYRLSNTDITALQNEKLELNEQIATYHEILKQEKTLYAVMKTELAAVKKQYANPRRTTIQHEIEEIKIDTEVLVPVEEVVVVITKEGYYKRTSLRSFGASTVEEIGLREGDTPLFVGKASTLDAVVMFTSKGDYLHFPVHELPELKWKDTGHHISQNIPFAPEEKIISVEILPNNSEPAGTMLFVSKEGYIKQTMMSDFRTFRGYRNKKAIAMKLKSETDAIVSIQRLEDKQNYDVLLVTHFGFSLRYAVNEVGIIGTRASGVKSINLKDGDFVVGGSAFKEGDEEFPLLVITQRGNIKKFKSGEVPILGRAKRGLMLLKELKAKPHRIIFMDCDLSMPNRYAIRTTTDNRIVAESKEIPFSPRYSNGSFAINEKTDGEVSDIEKEFDFSQIRIF, from the coding sequence ATGCTTGAAAACGTAATGGGTGACCGCTTCGGCCGATACTCGAAATACATTATCCAGGATCGTGCTTTGCCTGATATCCGCGATGGATTGAAGCCTGTTCAGCGACGGATTCTGTACGCGATGGATGTTGCCGGGAATACTTCGGATAAAGGGTTCCGTAAATCGGCCAAAACGGTCGGGAATGTAATCGGTAATTACCATCCGCATGGTGATTCCAGTGTCTATGAAGCAATGGTCCGGCTGAGCCAGGACTGGAAGATGCGGGAAGTATTGGTCGAAATGCACGGCAACAACGGGAGCATGGATGGAGACTCAGCCGCTGCGATGCGGTATACCGAGGCTAGACTCTCGAAAATTTCGGCGGAATTGTTGCGTGACATCGACAAAGAAACGGTAGACTTTGTGCTTAACTTCGACGATACCGATCAGGAGCCCACAGTGTTGCCGGCTCGCTACCCGAACCTTTTGGTGAACGGCGCCACCGGTATTTCCGCCGGTTATGCGACCGACATTCCGCCGCATAATTTAGGGGAGGTCATCGATGCGACATTGCATCTGATCGATCACCCGGATGCAGATCTCAAAGCGCTCATGAAATATGTTAAAGGGCCCGATTTCCCTACCGGGGCGATCATTCAGGGTCTGGATGGCCTTAAGGACGCCTACCGGACCGGAAAAGGCAAAGTTGTTGTACGATCGCGCACGTCCATAGAGAGCATTCGTGGCGGCAAACAGCAGATTGTCATTTCGGAGATTCCTTATGACGTCAACAAAGCGACACTTGTGAAGCGGATGGATGAAATCCGCATCAACCGCAAGATCGAAGGAATCGCTGAAGTGCGGGATGAATCGGACCGCTCGGGGCTGCAGATTGTCGTTGAGCTGAAAAAGGAAGCCAACGCAGAAGGGATCCTAAACTACCTGCTCAAAAATACGGATCTGCAAGTGAACTACAACTTCAATATGGTCGCAATCGATGAACGCCGCCCGATGCAGGTCGGTTTGCACCAAATTCTGAAGGCTTATATCCGTCACCAGAAAGTCGTCATCACCCGCCGGACGAATTACAGTCTGAAGAAGGCAGAGACGCGCCTGCATATCGTGGATGCATTGATAAGAGTCATTTCGATTCTTGATGAAGTCATCCAATTGATCCGTGACAGCAAGGACAAGAAGGACTCAAAGCAGAACCTGATGAAGCAATACGCTTTTTCGGAAGCACAGGCGGAAGCCATCGTTTCGTTGCAACTGTATCGGTTGTCCAATACGGATATCACCGCCCTCCAGAATGAGAAGTTGGAACTGAACGAACAGATTGCGACTTACCACGAAATCCTGAAACAGGAAAAAACGTTGTACGCTGTGATGAAGACAGAACTCGCCGCAGTCAAAAAACAATACGCGAACCCTCGCCGGACCACAATCCAGCACGAAATCGAGGAAATCAAAATCGATACGGAAGTTTTGGTGCCAGTGGAAGAAGTCGTTGTCGTGATCACGAAAGAAGGCTACTATAAGCGCACCAGCCTCCGTTCTTTTGGGGCGTCGACAGTAGAGGAAATCGGATTGCGCGAAGGTGATACGCCGCTTTTTGTAGGAAAAGCATCGACCCTTGATGCCGTTGTGATGTTCACCAGCAAAGGAGACTACCTTCATTTCCCGGTACATGAGTTGCCGGAATTGAAGTGGAAAGATACGGGGCATCACATCTCTCAAAACATTCCTTTCGCTCCGGAAGAAAAAATCATCAGCGTAGAAATTCTCCCGAACAACAGTGAGCCGGCCGGGACAATGCTGTTCGTATCAAAAGAAGGGTACATCAAACAGACGATGATGAGCGATTTCCGGACTTTCCGTGGCTACAGAAATAAAAAAGCGATCGCCATGAAGTTGAAGAGCGAAACGGATGCGATCGTTTCTATCCAACGCTTGGAGGATAAACAAAATTATGATGTATTGCTTGTGACTCATTTCGGATTCAGCCTACGTTATGCTGTGAATGAAGTGGGCATCATCGGAACACGCGCTAGCGGAGTCAAGTCCATCAACCTGAAAGATGGAGATTTTGTGGTCGGAGGTTCCGCCTTCAAAGAAGGTGATGAAGAATTCCCGCTCCTTGTGATTACGCAAAGGGGGAACATCAAAAAATTTAAATCTGGAGAAGTCCCGATTTTGGGTAGAGCGAAACGAGGATTGATGCTGCTGAAAGAATTGAAGGCCAAGCCTCATCGCATCATCTTCATGGATTGCGATCTATCGATGCCTAACCGTTATGCAATCCGCACAACAACTGATAACCGCATAGTTGCGGAAAGCAAGGAAATACCTTTCAGTCCTAGGTACTCCAACGGTAGCTTCGCGATCAACGAGAAGACGGATGGCGAAGTTTCGGACATTGAAAAAGAGTTTGATTTTTCACAAATTAGAATTTTCTAA
- the parE gene encoding DNA topoisomerase IV subunit B, whose translation MAQNKENKYNDDSIQVLEGLEAVRKRPGMYIGSTDARGLHHLVYEIVDNAVDEALSGYADRIDITIHEDQSISVKDNGRGMPTGLHASGVPTIQVIFTVLHAGGKFGQGGYKTSGGLHGVGASVVNALSEWLEVSVIRESTIYTMKFKDGGKPASKLIKAKSAAKGSGSSIHFLPDKEIFGTAQLSYEVLAERFRESAFLLKGLTITLKDERTEQSDTFFFEEGIKEFVAYLNEEKDTLHDVVYFSGEADGIEIEFSFQYNDGYSETILSFVNNVRTKDGGTHETGAKTAITKAFNEYARKMNLIKEKEKNLEGSDVREGLSAVLSLRVPENLLQFEGQTKEKLGTPQARAAVDGLISEKLSIYLTENGETAQMLARKSLKAREARNAARKAREETRNGKKRQKNESLLSGKLTPAQSKNPKKNELYLVEGDSAGGSAKQGRDRKFQAILPLRGKVINTERASMQDILKNEEINTIIYTVGAGVGADFELEDCNYDKIIIMTDADTDGAHIQILLLTFFYRYMKPLLEAGKIYLAQPPLYKVSKGFGKNEKIEYAWTEKELQEKIDIIGKGYILQRYKGLGEMNADQLWDTTMDPETRTLIRVLIDDKAQAERRVTTLMGNKVEPRRKWIEKHVEFSMANDKSILEQDLAPTPDNGQAHLQEKVKKEASDQQNAHDMEQISLDFESGEQ comes from the coding sequence ATGGCACAAAACAAAGAGAATAAATACAATGATGACTCCATCCAAGTGTTGGAAGGACTTGAAGCAGTCAGGAAACGGCCCGGAATGTACATCGGTTCGACGGATGCGCGCGGGTTACATCATTTAGTATATGAGATAGTCGATAATGCGGTTGATGAAGCCCTTTCCGGTTATGCAGACCGGATCGACATAACAATCCATGAAGATCAGAGCATCAGCGTCAAAGATAATGGACGCGGCATGCCGACGGGATTGCATGCATCAGGTGTGCCTACAATCCAAGTCATTTTCACCGTGCTGCACGCCGGAGGAAAGTTCGGACAAGGCGGCTACAAAACTTCAGGAGGGCTGCACGGTGTAGGGGCGAGTGTCGTCAATGCCCTGTCCGAGTGGCTGGAAGTGTCTGTCATCCGCGAGAGCACGATCTATACCATGAAATTCAAGGATGGCGGAAAACCAGCAAGCAAATTGATCAAAGCAAAAAGTGCCGCTAAAGGATCAGGCTCTTCGATCCATTTTTTGCCGGACAAAGAAATTTTCGGGACAGCGCAACTCTCCTATGAGGTTTTGGCGGAGCGGTTCCGGGAATCCGCTTTCTTGTTGAAAGGCCTGACCATCACATTGAAAGATGAACGGACTGAACAAAGCGATACTTTTTTCTTCGAAGAAGGGATCAAGGAATTTGTTGCTTACTTAAACGAAGAAAAGGATACGCTGCACGATGTCGTGTACTTCAGCGGCGAAGCCGATGGCATCGAGATCGAGTTTTCGTTCCAGTACAACGACGGTTATTCGGAGACGATCCTTTCATTCGTCAACAATGTCCGTACGAAGGATGGCGGTACACACGAAACCGGCGCAAAAACCGCCATCACCAAAGCGTTCAATGAATACGCCCGGAAGATGAATCTGATCAAAGAAAAGGAAAAGAATCTCGAAGGCAGCGATGTGCGGGAGGGGCTTTCGGCGGTGTTGTCGCTGCGCGTACCGGAGAACCTGCTCCAATTCGAAGGCCAGACGAAGGAAAAATTAGGCACACCACAAGCACGGGCAGCCGTTGATGGCCTCATCAGCGAAAAACTGAGCATCTATCTGACCGAAAATGGCGAAACAGCTCAAATGCTTGCCAGGAAATCCCTGAAAGCCAGAGAAGCCAGAAATGCAGCACGTAAAGCCCGTGAAGAGACGCGCAACGGCAAAAAAAGGCAGAAAAACGAATCGCTGTTGTCCGGCAAGCTGACGCCTGCACAAAGCAAAAATCCGAAAAAGAACGAACTGTATCTGGTCGAGGGTGATTCCGCCGGCGGATCCGCTAAACAAGGGCGCGACCGCAAGTTCCAAGCGATCCTGCCGCTGCGCGGGAAAGTCATCAATACCGAACGCGCGAGCATGCAGGATATACTGAAGAACGAGGAAATCAACACGATCATCTATACGGTCGGCGCAGGGGTCGGAGCGGATTTCGAACTAGAGGATTGCAATTACGACAAGATCATCATCATGACGGATGCGGACACGGATGGTGCGCACATTCAGATCCTGTTGCTGACTTTCTTCTATCGGTACATGAAGCCGTTGCTGGAAGCCGGAAAAATTTATCTGGCACAGCCGCCCCTGTACAAAGTATCCAAGGGCTTCGGCAAAAACGAAAAGATTGAGTATGCATGGACCGAAAAAGAGTTGCAGGAAAAAATCGACATCATCGGCAAGGGCTATATTCTGCAACGCTACAAAGGGCTCGGGGAAATGAACGCGGATCAACTATGGGATACCACAATGGACCCTGAAACCAGGACGTTGATCCGGGTACTCATCGATGACAAAGCCCAAGCTGAGCGCCGGGTCACGACACTGATGGGGAACAAAGTCGAACCGCGAAGGAAATGGATCGAGAAGCATGTCGAATTTTCGATGGCCAACGATAAGAGCATCCTGGAGCAGGACTTGGCACCGACGCCCGATAACGGGCAGGCACATCTGCAGGAGAAAGTGAAGAAGGAAGCTTCTGATCAGCAGAACGCTCATGACATGGAGCAAATTTCGTTAGATTTTGAAAGTGGTGAACAATAG
- a CDS encoding N-acetylmuramoyl-L-alanine amidase, whose translation MDFIQFMKNNGINYRDRRGIAPYNNGSRTMAISAIAIHHSGANVDQPSEVLEGYWGGSLGWGTGGYHVVIRRNAEATVEFNYDPARISNGVGNHNGYIFNISVEGSSNFTDRQNEVLKLVTRFWKDQLGLPYTAILGHNEFSGHYTNTCPGRNMANFRAQINAMPAADQITGNLQPVAQPEVVLPYRRPVSYDATIASGGYSIDSKPWGEDGRENWGYTDDHIGKTFYFYEENYSGEYANAKGVGWIDKRALAKEKTVVASILYLPDGRNWTVYDEGSEYKVGNVVSTEAPGEDDGLYLTVLGDKGNNILIVDLPDIGKKAIYFDPDKGATITQKFA comes from the coding sequence ATGGACTTTATCCAATTTATGAAAAACAACGGCATCAACTACCGCGACCGTCGTGGTATCGCTCCGTATAACAACGGCAGCCGAACAATGGCCATTAGCGCTATCGCTATCCATCACAGCGGAGCAAACGTGGACCAACCCTCCGAGGTTTTGGAGGGCTATTGGGGCGGATCGCTTGGATGGGGAACAGGTGGTTATCATGTTGTCATCCGTCGCAACGCAGAGGCTACCGTAGAGTTTAACTATGACCCGGCCCGCATCTCCAACGGCGTCGGCAATCACAATGGCTATATTTTCAACATTAGTGTGGAGGGTAGTTCGAACTTTACAGACCGCCAAAACGAAGTGCTGAAGCTTGTCACACGCTTCTGGAAAGATCAATTAGGCTTGCCATACACCGCTATCCTTGGACACAACGAATTCAGCGGACACTACACAAATACGTGTCCTGGGCGCAATATGGCGAACTTCCGCGCGCAAATCAACGCTATGCCTGCAGCTGATCAGATTACCGGCAATCTACAACCTGTAGCGCAACCGGAAGTGGTACTACCATACCGCCGACCAGTCAGCTATGACGCTACCATCGCAAGTGGCGGCTACTCGATCGACAGCAAACCATGGGGCGAAGACGGCCGCGAAAACTGGGGCTACACCGACGATCATATCGGCAAGACGTTTTATTTTTACGAAGAGAACTACTCCGGTGAGTACGCCAATGCGAAAGGTGTCGGTTGGATCGATAAGCGCGCCTTGGCCAAAGAAAAAACAGTCGTCGCATCTATCTTGTATCTGCCTGACGGCCGAAACTGGACCGTGTACGACGAAGGCAGTGAATACAAGGTTGGCAACGTGGTCAGCACGGAAGCACCAGGAGAAGATGACGGCTTGTATCTGACAGTGCTTGGCGACAAAGGCAACAACATTTTGATCGTTGACCTGCCGGACATCGGGAAAAAAGCGATTTACTTTGACCCGGACAAAGGGGCAACCATTACACAAAAATTCGCATGA
- a CDS encoding holin yields the protein MEFNLFIIPMTLIIVELAKGLEINKKYLPLLSVVLGAILGAAFSFYYGADPFIHIVQGIVYGAASSGIYDMAKIAKEGK from the coding sequence ATGGAATTTAATCTATTCATTATCCCGATGACGTTGATCATCGTCGAACTCGCAAAAGGTTTGGAAATCAACAAGAAGTACCTGCCACTGCTCAGCGTGGTGCTGGGGGCAATTCTGGGGGCGGCTTTTAGCTTTTATTACGGAGCTGACCCTTTCATCCACATCGTCCAAGGCATCGTGTACGGGGCTGCGTCGTCCGGTATTTACGATATGGCAAAAATCGCGAAAGAAGGTAAATAA
- a CDS encoding CD1375 family protein, whose product MAKLYYNLITKGLKTIDDVPMVWRDAVLVLLEQE is encoded by the coding sequence ATGGCGAAACTATATTACAACCTGATCACAAAAGGACTCAAAACAATCGATGACGTGCCAATGGTTTGGCGAGATGCGGTATTAGTTTTACTCGAACAAGAATAA
- a CDS encoding RNA-directed DNA polymerase — protein sequence MNGKLRTLGIEEPIHQIMNYVCVNAMKPMLNAKIGVFQCASLPGRGQAYGKKYIERWRSDIRYFVKGDIQKCFPSIPIPRLKELLERDIKNDSLVQFAHALLDMFQDGLSIGSYLSQYLCNYYLSYAYHYASEQLFKVRKSKRNGNKRVRLVNHVLFYMDDFLLTGTSKKDLRKGMRMLITYINQFLQLTVKPDWKISKFSDGEPIDMMGFVFRKSRTTIRAKIFIKTRRQFLRAKKKMKKGFPIDVSHARRVVSAYGWYKHTNTYTVRARLKVDDLVKECKRIIGRQAREERLQHAIL from the coding sequence ATGAATGGGAAATTACGAACGCTTGGCATCGAGGAACCTATTCACCAGATCATGAATTACGTTTGTGTGAATGCGATGAAACCGATGCTGAATGCAAAAATCGGCGTATTCCAATGCGCCTCATTGCCCGGTAGGGGTCAGGCGTACGGGAAGAAATACATCGAACGTTGGAGAAGTGATATTCGCTATTTTGTGAAAGGTGATATTCAAAAATGTTTCCCTTCCATCCCGATTCCGAGGTTGAAAGAACTTTTGGAAAGGGATATCAAAAACGATAGTCTTGTCCAATTCGCACACGCGCTACTGGATATGTTCCAAGACGGCCTTTCCATCGGATCTTACCTGTCTCAATACTTGTGCAACTATTACCTATCCTATGCATATCACTACGCTTCGGAGCAGTTGTTCAAGGTCAGGAAATCAAAACGCAACGGAAACAAACGGGTGCGCCTGGTCAATCACGTATTGTTCTACATGGACGATTTTCTATTGACCGGGACATCGAAAAAGGATTTGCGCAAAGGAATGCGGATGCTGATTACTTACATCAATCAATTTTTACAGCTGACCGTAAAGCCCGATTGGAAGATATCGAAGTTTTCGGATGGCGAACCGATCGACATGATGGGATTTGTTTTCCGGAAGTCGAGAACCACCATCCGGGCCAAAATCTTTATTAAAACACGCCGTCAATTCTTGCGGGCGAAAAAGAAGATGAAGAAGGGGTTCCCCATCGATGTGAGTCACGCGAGGCGTGTAGTATCTGCGTATGGTTGGTATAAACACACGAATACATACACCGTTCGCGCTAGACTCAAAGTGGATGACCTGGTCAAAGAATGCAAAAGAATAATAGGCCGACAGGCAAGGGAAGAGAGGTTGCAGCATGCTATCTTATAG